A single Natrinema pellirubrum DSM 15624 DNA region contains:
- the alaS gene encoding alanine--tRNA ligase: MSELAAEYRLEYFEEEGFERKECPECGAHFWTRDHGRETCGEPPCEEYGFIDNSGFEESYDLSGMREAFLSYFEDHDHERIDPYPVAANRWRDDVLLTQASIYDFQPLVTSGETPPPANPLTVSQPCIRMQDIDNVGKTGRHTMAFEMMAHHAFNTREDVDEDEYAYHGEVYWKDRTVELCDGFFDSMGVDLEEVIYIEDPWVGGGNAGPAIEVIYRGVELATLVFMSMEQDPDGEYEMKDGNRYSPMDTYIVDTGYGLERWTWVSQGTPTVYEAVYPDMIAFLKDNAGLDHTDEQEALIHRAAKLAGHMDIDEAEDMETARGEIAAELDVDVDTLEELMEPLEDIYAIADHCRTLAYMLGDGIVPSNVGTGYLARMVLRRTKRLCDTVGVDAPLDELVDMQAERLEYENRDTIRDIVRTEVEKYRETLERGGRRVETLAEEYAKKGEPIPTDELIELYDSHGIQPDMVAEIAEESGADVEIPDDFYSLVAKRHDTPEVVAEAEDEEDERFADLPETDKLYYDDQGRTQFEAVVLDVFEREEGSDVVLDQTMFYPEGGGQPADTGTLSTDDTTVEVEDVQIEDGVILHRTDESPGKGEFVNGQVDGGRRRQLMRHHTATHIVIHAARQVLGEHIRQAGAQKGVDSSRIDVRHYDRISRADVKEIESLANEIVMDNTQVTQEWPDRHDAEAEHGFDLYQGGIPPGEQIRLITVDEDVQACGGTHVARTGDIGTIKVLSTERVQDGVERITFAAGEAAIEATQAKEDALYEAAEILDVSPEDVPETAERFFEEWKARGKEIEDLTEQLAAARAGGGGGGEEVEVGETTAVVQRIDADMDELRATANALVEDGKIAVLGSGESGAQFVVAVPDDVGVNAGEVVGELAAKVGGGGGGPPDFAQGGGPNVDDLDAALEDAPDVLRQILNA; this comes from the coding sequence ATGAGCGAACTGGCGGCGGAATACCGCCTCGAGTACTTCGAGGAGGAAGGGTTCGAGCGCAAGGAGTGCCCGGAGTGTGGCGCGCACTTCTGGACGCGCGATCACGGCAGGGAGACCTGCGGTGAACCGCCCTGCGAGGAGTACGGCTTCATCGACAACTCCGGCTTCGAGGAGTCGTACGACCTCTCGGGGATGCGCGAGGCCTTTCTCTCTTACTTCGAGGATCACGATCACGAGCGAATCGATCCCTACCCGGTCGCGGCGAACCGCTGGCGCGACGACGTCTTGCTGACACAGGCGTCGATCTACGACTTCCAGCCGCTGGTGACCAGCGGCGAGACGCCCCCGCCCGCGAACCCGCTGACGGTGTCCCAGCCCTGCATCCGGATGCAGGACATCGACAACGTCGGCAAGACCGGGCGACACACGATGGCCTTCGAGATGATGGCCCACCACGCGTTCAACACGCGCGAGGACGTCGACGAAGACGAGTACGCCTACCACGGCGAGGTCTACTGGAAGGACCGGACCGTCGAACTCTGTGACGGCTTCTTCGACTCGATGGGCGTCGACCTCGAGGAGGTCATCTACATCGAGGATCCGTGGGTCGGCGGCGGCAACGCCGGCCCCGCCATCGAGGTCATCTACCGCGGCGTCGAACTCGCCACGCTGGTCTTCATGTCGATGGAGCAAGACCCGGACGGCGAGTACGAGATGAAAGACGGGAACCGCTACAGCCCGATGGACACCTACATCGTCGACACGGGCTACGGGCTCGAGCGCTGGACCTGGGTCTCACAGGGGACCCCGACCGTCTACGAGGCGGTCTATCCCGACATGATCGCCTTCCTGAAGGACAACGCCGGGCTCGACCACACCGACGAGCAGGAGGCACTGATCCATCGGGCCGCCAAGCTCGCGGGCCACATGGACATCGACGAGGCCGAGGACATGGAGACCGCCCGCGGCGAGATCGCGGCCGAACTCGACGTCGACGTCGACACCCTCGAGGAACTGATGGAACCGCTCGAGGACATCTACGCGATCGCGGACCACTGCCGGACGCTGGCGTACATGCTCGGCGACGGCATCGTCCCCTCGAACGTCGGTACTGGCTACCTCGCGCGGATGGTGCTTCGTCGCACCAAACGGCTCTGTGACACCGTCGGCGTCGACGCGCCGCTTGACGAACTCGTCGACATGCAGGCCGAACGCCTCGAGTACGAGAACCGCGACACGATCCGGGACATCGTCCGTACCGAGGTCGAGAAGTACCGCGAGACGCTCGAACGGGGCGGCCGACGAGTCGAGACACTGGCCGAGGAGTACGCGAAGAAAGGCGAGCCGATCCCGACCGACGAACTGATCGAACTCTACGACTCCCACGGTATCCAGCCGGACATGGTCGCGGAGATCGCCGAGGAATCGGGGGCTGACGTCGAGATCCCCGACGACTTCTACAGCCTCGTCGCGAAACGCCACGATACGCCCGAGGTCGTTGCGGAGGCCGAAGACGAGGAAGACGAACGTTTCGCCGACCTCCCCGAGACGGACAAGCTCTACTACGACGATCAGGGGCGCACCCAGTTCGAGGCGGTCGTGCTGGATGTCTTCGAGCGCGAGGAGGGTTCCGACGTCGTCCTCGATCAGACGATGTTCTACCCCGAGGGCGGTGGCCAGCCCGCGGACACGGGGACGCTCTCGACCGACGATACCACCGTCGAGGTCGAGGACGTCCAGATCGAGGACGGCGTGATCCTCCACCGGACCGACGAGAGCCCCGGCAAGGGCGAGTTCGTCAACGGGCAGGTCGACGGCGGTCGTCGCCGTCAGCTCATGCGCCACCACACGGCGACCCACATCGTCATCCACGCCGCCCGGCAGGTGCTGGGCGAACACATCCGCCAGGCCGGCGCACAGAAGGGCGTCGACTCCTCGCGGATCGACGTCCGCCACTACGACCGGATCTCCCGCGCGGACGTCAAGGAGATCGAGTCCCTGGCAAACGAGATCGTCATGGACAACACGCAGGTCACTCAGGAGTGGCCCGACCGCCACGATGCCGAGGCCGAACACGGCTTCGACCTCTATCAGGGCGGGATCCCGCCGGGCGAGCAGATCCGGCTGATCACCGTCGACGAGGACGTCCAGGCCTGCGGCGGGACCCACGTCGCCCGCACCGGCGACATCGGCACGATCAAGGTCCTCTCGACCGAGCGCGTCCAAGACGGCGTCGAGCGGATCACCTTCGCGGCCGGCGAGGCCGCCATCGAGGCCACGCAAGCGAAGGAAGACGCCCTCTACGAGGCCGCCGAAATCCTCGACGTCTCGCCCGAAGACGTCCCCGAGACCGCCGAGCGGTTCTTCGAGGAGTGGAAGGCTCGAGGCAAGGAGATCGAAGACCTGACCGAACAGCTCGCCGCAGCCCGCGCCGGCGGCGGTGGCGGCGGCGAGGAGGTCGAGGTCGGTGAGACGACCGCCGTGGTCCAGCGGATCGACGCCGACATGGACGAACTGCGGGCGACCGCCAACGCCCTCGTCGAGGACGGCAAGATCGCCGTGCTGGGCAGCGGCGAGAGCGGCGCCCAGTTCGTCGTCGCCGTCCCCGACGACGTCGGCGTCAACGCCGGCGAGGTCGTCGGCGAACTCGCCGCCAAGGTCGGCGGCGGCGGCGGCGGCCCACCGGACTTCGCACAGGGCGGCGGTCCCAACGTCGACGATCTGGACGCGGCGCTCGAGGACGCCCCCGACGTGTTGCGCCAGATCCTGAACGCCTGA
- a CDS encoding GAF domain-containing protein — translation MSRDGTPPSATSRPRTVLYVADTERAASDGAAALEAVESGPTRSVHAVTTVDRVRNWAAEADCVVFAETPTTAAGATLLEVVDACGETPLVLFTESSYAPTAARSTDGIDGYVRRDTDDAISHLADEIEWVCAGSGTVADGPEREPESEPDAIALAGDREPSTDRAAERLLEAVPELAACRDRDRLFELVVETVADALERDRCWLSTVNFGTFEPRMTTSAIGTDELSPLPREGPLEDILQSGDPLLIDDLAADDRLATPLADAASLCCVPVGDVGLLCVAAAEPDAFDEADCEVLSAWCRAAGAVRERIDDETGRRRERDRLENQRDRLRSERDRLAEERDRLEDERDRFRALFANVPEPTIRYETDDGQPVVRDVNDAFREVFDVDPESITGTPVGEDAVPPGLEHRQTALADALRSGERRQLVSRRESVEGVREFLLTLVPVEPDPERDDHNPEGLIVYSDVTAANRTERELAAARARLETIADLLDDDVRPPLNVARGYLELAAETGDPDHFAEVDDAQELLRERIDELAAIAREDDVLVETEPVAVHDVARRAWVAVDTGDARLVTQAPDDRVLEADKTRLRELFEHVLGAVIDEEGNAEGDDHTGETPPVVTVGATDDGFYVARRASEDADAGGPTTEPVPGQLAAADGTGYGLGTVERIADAHGWDVGVAEDDGRVAFAFRGVDSVDDGPA, via the coding sequence GTGAGCCGCGACGGCACACCCCCTTCGGCGACCTCGCGACCCCGAACGGTTCTCTACGTGGCCGACACCGAACGGGCCGCCAGCGACGGTGCCGCCGCGCTCGAGGCCGTCGAGTCGGGGCCGACGCGGTCGGTCCACGCCGTGACGACGGTCGATCGGGTCCGCAACTGGGCGGCCGAAGCCGACTGCGTCGTCTTCGCCGAGACGCCGACGACGGCGGCGGGAGCGACGCTGCTCGAGGTCGTCGACGCCTGCGGGGAAACGCCGCTGGTCCTCTTTACCGAGTCGTCGTACGCGCCGACGGCCGCCCGATCGACCGACGGGATCGACGGCTACGTCCGCCGGGACACCGACGACGCCATTTCGCACCTCGCCGACGAGATCGAGTGGGTCTGTGCGGGGTCCGGGACCGTGGCCGACGGGCCGGAACGAGAGCCCGAGTCCGAACCCGATGCGATCGCGCTGGCCGGCGACCGAGAGCCGTCGACCGACCGGGCGGCCGAGCGACTGCTCGAGGCGGTCCCCGAGCTGGCCGCCTGTCGCGATCGCGACCGGCTCTTCGAGCTGGTCGTCGAGACGGTCGCAGACGCCCTCGAGCGGGATCGCTGCTGGCTGTCGACGGTCAATTTCGGGACGTTCGAGCCGCGGATGACGACGTCGGCGATCGGGACCGACGAGCTATCGCCGCTTCCCCGCGAGGGACCGCTCGAGGACATCTTGCAGTCCGGCGACCCGCTGCTGATCGACGATCTCGCCGCCGACGATCGACTGGCCACCCCGCTTGCGGACGCGGCGTCGCTGTGTTGTGTCCCCGTCGGCGACGTCGGCCTGCTCTGTGTCGCCGCCGCCGAGCCTGACGCGTTCGACGAGGCCGACTGCGAGGTCCTCTCGGCGTGGTGTCGAGCCGCCGGCGCGGTCCGCGAGCGGATCGACGACGAAACGGGTCGCCGACGCGAGCGGGACCGCCTCGAGAACCAACGGGACCGGCTCCGGAGCGAGCGGGATCGCCTCGCCGAGGAACGCGACCGACTCGAAGACGAACGCGATCGCTTCCGGGCGCTGTTCGCGAACGTCCCGGAGCCGACGATCCGCTACGAGACCGACGACGGCCAGCCGGTCGTCCGCGACGTCAACGATGCGTTCCGCGAGGTGTTCGACGTCGATCCCGAGTCGATTACGGGGACGCCGGTCGGCGAAGACGCCGTCCCGCCGGGACTCGAACACCGACAGACCGCACTGGCGGACGCGCTCCGGTCGGGCGAGCGTCGCCAGCTCGTCAGCCGCCGGGAATCGGTCGAGGGAGTCCGGGAGTTCCTGCTGACGCTGGTCCCCGTCGAGCCCGACCCGGAGCGCGACGATCACAACCCAGAAGGGCTGATCGTCTACAGCGACGTCACCGCGGCCAACCGGACCGAGCGGGAACTGGCCGCCGCGCGGGCGCGCCTCGAGACGATCGCTGACCTGCTCGACGACGACGTTCGACCGCCGCTGAACGTCGCCCGGGGCTATCTCGAACTCGCGGCCGAAACCGGCGATCCCGACCACTTCGCGGAGGTCGACGACGCACAGGAACTGCTGCGGGAACGGATCGACGAACTGGCCGCGATCGCCCGCGAGGACGACGTCCTCGTCGAGACCGAACCCGTCGCGGTCCACGACGTCGCCCGGCGGGCCTGGGTCGCCGTCGACACCGGCGACGCGCGGCTCGTGACGCAGGCGCCCGACGACCGCGTCCTCGAGGCGGACAAGACGCGGCTCCGGGAACTGTTCGAACACGTGCTGGGAGCCGTCATCGACGAGGAGGGCAACGCCGAGGGTGACGACCACACCGGTGAGACGCCGCCGGTCGTCACCGTCGGCGCGACCGACGACGGGTTTTACGTCGCCCGGCGGGCCAGCGAAGACGCCGACGCGGGAGGTCCGACGACCGAACCCGTGCCCGGCCAGTTGGCCGCAGCCGACGGCACCGGGTACGGGCTCGGCACCGTCGAACGGATCGCCGACGCCCACGGCTGGGACGTCGGCGTCGCCGAGGACGACGGCCGCGTCGCCTTCGCCTTCCGCGGCGTCGACTCGGTCGACGACGGACCCGCATAG